In the Nitrospirales bacterium LBB_01 genome, one interval contains:
- the serS gene encoding serine--tRNA ligase, producing MLDIRLIREHPELIIQSLKKRNSNIDLTELLDFERRRKALQLEVEDLRNQRNVVSDEIGKLKKQKQNADNLVAEMKEVSDRIKRLDEEISSIETKISEITLLIPNIPHESVPVGKDETENLEIKRWGEPRTFDFEPLNHWDIGTALNIIDFERAAKIAGARFALMKGMGAKLERSLMNFMLNHNVKRGYTEVFPPILVNRESMTATGQLPKFAEELFRTVEPEFYLIPTAEVPVTNIHRDEILKDEELPICYTAYTPCFRAEAGSHGKDTRGLIRQHQFNKVELVMFTKPEDSYRYHEELTSVAESILEALELPYRRVLLCTGDMGFSSAKTYDLEVWLPGQNRYREISSCSNFEDFQSRRAAIRFKRPDKKGTEFVHTLNGSGLAIGRTLCAILENYQQKDGSVVIPEALRHYMGTDVIPALTKAVRLLNIIDGIM from the coding sequence ATGCTTGATATAAGACTCATTCGGGAACATCCCGAACTAATAATTCAATCGCTTAAAAAGCGCAATTCTAATATAGACCTAACCGAGCTTCTTGACTTTGAAAGGCGCCGTAAAGCGCTTCAGTTAGAGGTTGAGGACCTAAGAAACCAAAGAAACGTAGTCTCAGATGAAATTGGTAAACTTAAAAAACAAAAACAAAATGCCGACAACCTTGTCGCAGAGATGAAAGAAGTCTCAGATCGCATAAAGCGTCTTGATGAGGAGATTAGCAGCATTGAAACAAAAATATCTGAAATCACGCTTCTTATCCCTAACATCCCTCACGAAAGCGTCCCCGTGGGAAAAGACGAGACAGAAAATCTTGAGATTAAACGCTGGGGAGAGCCGCGCACATTTGACTTTGAACCTCTTAACCACTGGGATATAGGCACAGCGCTTAACATAATAGATTTTGAACGGGCGGCAAAAATAGCCGGCGCTCGGTTTGCTCTTATGAAAGGTATGGGGGCGAAACTTGAACGCTCGCTTATGAATTTTATGTTAAACCATAACGTCAAAAGAGGCTACACTGAGGTGTTTCCACCAATTTTAGTAAACAGGGAAAGTATGACTGCAACCGGTCAGCTGCCTAAATTTGCAGAAGAGCTGTTTAGGACGGTTGAGCCTGAATTTTATCTGATACCCACAGCCGAAGTCCCCGTTACAAATATCCACAGGGATGAGATACTAAAAGACGAGGAACTGCCGATTTGCTACACTGCTTATACGCCGTGTTTTAGAGCAGAGGCCGGCTCTCACGGCAAAGACACACGGGGGCTTATCAGACAGCATCAGTTTAACAAAGTGGAACTCGTTATGTTTACTAAACCGGAGGACTCTTACCGCTATCACGAGGAGCTTACATCAGTTGCCGAGAGCATTCTGGAGGCTCTTGAGCTTCCTTACCGAAGGGTGCTTCTTTGCACCGGTGATATGGGGTTTTCCTCCGCTAAGACGTATGACCTTGAAGTGTGGCTTCCAGGGCAAAACCGCTACCGTGAGATTTCATCGTGCTCTAATTTTGAAGATTTTCAATCAAGGCGTGCCGCCATACGGTTTAAAAGACCGGATAAAAAAGGCACTGAGTTTGTCCACACTTTAAACGGCTCAGGGCTTGCCATCGGACGCACACTGTGCGCCATACTGGAAAATTACCAGCAAAAAGACGGCTCTGTCGTTATCCCTGAAGCATTGCGCCACTATATGGGAACAGACGTGATACCAGCTCTTACAAAGGCGGTACGTTTACTAAATATAATTGATGGTATTATGTAG
- a CDS encoding response regulator has translation MSGRRVLLVDDDELVREMVSFFLTESGFDVTTAEGGNDALDIIDKGSFFDVVVSDINMPEMSGLELAQEVKNRDLYIPFILLSGTPNDLTEAKRKELAIAECLLKDANLDTQIVSALKKYIGL, from the coding sequence TTGTCAGGCAGACGGGTGTTATTGGTAGACGACGATGAGTTGGTAAGAGAGATGGTATCGTTTTTTTTGACAGAAAGCGGATTTGATGTCACTACTGCCGAAGGTGGCAATGATGCTCTTGACATTATTGATAAGGGGTCGTTTTTTGACGTTGTTGTCTCAGATATAAATATGCCCGAAATGAGCGGTTTAGAGCTTGCACAAGAAGTAAAAAACAGGGATTTATACATTCCGTTTATTCTTTTAAGCGGTACCCCTAACGATTTAACCGAAGCTAAACGAAAGGAGCTTGCAATTGCAGAGTGCCTGCTAAAGGATGCTAACCTCGATACACAGATTGTCAGCGCTCTGAAAAAGTATATTGGCTTATGA
- a CDS encoding hybrid sensor histidine kinase/response regulator — protein sequence MAFDRAKFINIFVEEAKEHITKITEGLSTLEKDPSDTENLNAIFRTAHTIKGSARMLKLAPIGEVAHKIEDILDAIKNSEIVVTRQIVSALYKGIDTISELVECAGAGQDISSSGTDVCALLEELLNMPEDSVDLVEKTPEHEQDTHTQAYQPVKAAETLRINADKLDTLIKLMGEIVTHQRQLKERVTEIKEVMRLSKIHSLKLDALSSEFPQLDSLSSDAAKINLRAKQLAAELTNDGNVQELLNETLQEVALTMRMVPLSTVFDSFGRTIRDASRALGKDINFTVAGGDTELDKKMVEKIADPLIHMIRNSLDHGIEESSVRRAAGKADIGEIALRAFYDSGNVVIDVADDGAGLAIEKIKNKALQRRLFDETALNAMSDAEVFDLIFYPGFSTASIITDVSGRGVGMDVVKKNIVDELKGTISIESKPGLGTRFTMRVPMTLAIMGVIVFETAGLVFALPKSAVVEIVKVPDTELVDVVMSKALRLREELIPVESLTKVLGLPDNGNGKHSEVLILVIKISDDKLGLIIDSIVEEENMVIKPFPKHMKNLQLVSGVTVSGKNEVINLLNVSGVIKAVRQGAGKTRAAVPVAKEHHAIKILVVDDSINTREIEKSILEAYGYEVDIAEDGIEALEKTGKQKYDVVITDVEMPRLDGFALTQTLRKDVNYAATPIIIVTSREKEVDRQRGIAVGADAYIVKGTFEQTTLLETIRSLAG from the coding sequence ATGGCATTTGACAGAGCTAAATTTATAAACATATTCGTTGAAGAGGCAAAAGAGCATATCACAAAGATAACTGAAGGGCTGTCAACTCTGGAAAAAGACCCGTCTGACACTGAAAACCTAAACGCAATCTTTCGCACTGCTCACACGATAAAGGGCTCCGCACGTATGCTTAAACTTGCGCCTATAGGCGAGGTGGCACACAAAATTGAGGACATCCTTGATGCCATTAAAAATAGCGAAATAGTGGTGACAAGACAAATAGTATCGGCTCTTTACAAGGGGATAGATACAATTTCTGAACTTGTGGAGTGCGCTGGGGCAGGGCAAGATATAAGTAGCTCCGGAACTGACGTCTGCGCTTTGCTTGAAGAGCTTTTGAATATGCCGGAGGACTCAGTGGATTTAGTTGAAAAAACGCCTGAGCACGAGCAAGATACACACACACAAGCCTATCAGCCGGTAAAAGCTGCTGAGACACTGCGCATAAATGCCGATAAACTTGACACACTTATAAAGCTGATGGGAGAGATTGTAACCCATCAGAGACAGCTAAAAGAACGCGTTACTGAGATAAAAGAGGTGATGCGTTTAAGCAAGATACACTCCCTTAAACTGGATGCCCTGAGTTCTGAATTTCCTCAGTTAGATAGTTTAAGCAGCGATGCCGCAAAGATAAACCTGAGAGCTAAGCAATTAGCGGCGGAACTCACTAACGATGGCAATGTGCAGGAGCTTCTCAATGAAACCCTTCAAGAGGTTGCTCTCACAATGCGTATGGTGCCGCTTTCCACCGTGTTTGATTCATTTGGCAGGACTATCAGGGATGCCTCAAGAGCTCTCGGAAAGGACATAAACTTTACAGTTGCGGGGGGAGATACTGAGCTGGATAAAAAGATGGTCGAAAAAATTGCCGACCCGCTTATACATATGATACGAAACTCACTGGATCACGGCATAGAGGAAAGCTCTGTGCGTAGAGCTGCCGGTAAAGCTGATATTGGCGAAATAGCCTTACGCGCCTTCTATGATTCAGGCAATGTTGTCATAGATGTGGCTGATGACGGAGCTGGACTTGCGATTGAGAAAATTAAAAACAAAGCGCTCCAACGCCGTCTTTTTGATGAGACCGCACTTAACGCTATGAGTGATGCAGAGGTGTTTGATTTAATTTTCTACCCGGGCTTTAGCACTGCCTCTATAATTACTGATGTCTCAGGACGAGGCGTTGGCATGGATGTGGTAAAGAAAAACATCGTGGATGAGCTAAAAGGCACAATTTCCATAGAAAGCAAACCAGGTCTTGGAACACGGTTTACTATGAGAGTTCCTATGACACTTGCCATAATGGGTGTGATAGTGTTTGAGACGGCAGGTCTTGTGTTTGCGCTGCCAAAGAGCGCTGTTGTTGAGATAGTTAAGGTGCCGGATACGGAGCTTGTTGATGTGGTAATGAGTAAAGCTCTCAGACTCAGGGAGGAATTGATACCGGTTGAGTCACTGACCAAAGTATTAGGACTCCCCGATAATGGAAACGGCAAACACTCTGAGGTACTCATCCTTGTTATTAAGATTTCTGATGATAAATTAGGACTAATCATTGACTCAATAGTAGAAGAGGAAAATATGGTGATTAAGCCATTTCCTAAGCACATGAAAAACTTGCAGCTTGTCTCAGGTGTGACTGTATCCGGTAAGAACGAGGTCATCAACCTTTTGAATGTCTCAGGCGTTATAAAGGCAGTCCGTCAAGGGGCAGGAAAAACAAGAGCCGCAGTCCCTGTCGCAAAAGAGCATCATGCAATAAAAATACTCGTTGTTGATGATTCCATAAACACACGGGAAATAGAAAAGAGTATTCTTGAGGCTTATGGCTACGAAGTGGATATTGCAGAGGACGGCATAGAGGCATTGGAAAAAACAGGAAAACAGAAATATGACGTTGTAATAACCGATGTGGAAATGCCCCGGCTTGATGGTTTTGCCTTAACTCAGACTCTCAGAAAAGATGTCAATTACGCCGCCACCCCTATAATAATCGTAACTTCAAGGGAAAAAGAGGTGGATAGACAACGGGGAATCGCAGTTGGAGCCGATGCCTACATAGTTAAGGGCACGTTTGAGCAGACAACTCTGCTTGAAACAATCAGAAGTCTTGCTGGATAA
- a CDS encoding tetratricopeptide repeat protein, producing the protein MKNECFSNVLTLSELNGKEDVCLQSFQTIIRKRCGLSFDSSRLSTLRATIHSQVETFGLSSADEYYSLIVQSQTEFERLINLLTINETYFMREQAHYKLLTSKILPELRAHKPKGSKIKLFSAGCATGEELYSMIISVIEAFGAAALDSFHFSGADIDKSAIDKAQRAVYGSASFRNFSEVLKKKYFTAVDETHFKVNPQITTHAHFETFNLLDAPSSNNLTAMDVIFYRNVSIYFDKEIQKKVFDNLNMQLNDGGYLFVGSVETFGHNMGSLGLIELDGVFVFKKLSGAVFPISSVSVKRKPIKQGTPKKIDSAAVKIAKKVEPRPDELIEDARVLIKEKTYEAAIRVLEPLAEGQPNYIMACLLKGAALFNLKKINEARNVFLKMFETDRWSEESYMFLAMIAQYGGDNDEAIRRFKEAIYINPSSWLAHYHLAKVYHNTGDLQLAQKEYLAVTRILQSESQQGQITKDSNLAAELFAISFNTYDILHLCKHNIEKINKALG; encoded by the coding sequence ATGAAAAATGAATGCTTCTCAAATGTTCTTACCCTCTCGGAACTGAATGGAAAAGAGGATGTCTGTCTTCAGAGTTTCCAGACAATCATACGCAAGCGCTGCGGTCTGAGTTTTGACTCCTCGCGGCTTTCTACATTGAGAGCGACCATACACTCTCAGGTAGAGACTTTTGGGCTGTCCTCAGCCGATGAATACTACAGTCTTATAGTTCAGAGTCAGACAGAGTTTGAGCGGCTTATAAACCTTCTTACGATAAATGAAACCTATTTCATGCGGGAGCAGGCTCATTACAAGCTGTTAACATCAAAGATTTTACCGGAGCTTCGGGCACACAAACCAAAGGGGTCAAAAATCAAACTTTTCAGCGCCGGTTGTGCTACCGGAGAAGAACTCTACTCTATGATAATTTCCGTTATTGAGGCATTTGGAGCCGCAGCCCTTGACTCCTTTCATTTTTCCGGCGCAGACATAGACAAGTCGGCAATTGACAAAGCACAGAGGGCAGTATATGGCAGCGCATCATTTAGAAACTTCTCTGAAGTGTTGAAAAAAAAATACTTTACAGCTGTTGATGAAACCCATTTCAAAGTTAATCCACAAATAACAACGCACGCACATTTCGAGACCTTTAACCTGCTTGACGCACCATCAAGCAATAACCTTACTGCAATGGATGTTATTTTTTACAGAAATGTTTCAATATATTTTGATAAGGAAATCCAAAAGAAGGTTTTTGATAATCTTAATATGCAGCTTAATGACGGCGGTTATCTTTTTGTCGGGTCGGTTGAGACGTTTGGTCATAATATGGGCTCATTGGGTCTGATTGAGCTGGATGGCGTTTTTGTCTTTAAAAAGTTATCGGGAGCTGTTTTTCCAATCAGCAGTGTTTCAGTGAAACGCAAACCGATAAAACAAGGCACACCTAAGAAAATAGACTCAGCGGCTGTTAAAATCGCTAAAAAAGTTGAACCCCGCCCTGATGAGCTTATAGAAGACGCTCGTGTTCTGATAAAAGAAAAAACCTACGAGGCAGCTATAAGAGTTCTTGAGCCGTTAGCAGAAGGACAGCCTAATTACATAATGGCTTGCCTGCTAAAAGGGGCAGCGCTCTTTAACCTTAAGAAAATTAATGAGGCACGTAACGTTTTTCTGAAAATGTTTGAGACTGACAGATGGTCTGAGGAGAGTTACATGTTTCTTGCCATGATTGCCCAATATGGCGGAGACAATGATGAGGCAATCCGTCGTTTTAAAGAGGCTATATACATTAACCCATCCTCATGGCTTGCCCACTATCACCTTGCCAAAGTTTATCATAATACTGGAGACTTACAGCTTGCCCAAAAAGAGTATCTTGCAGTTACAAGAATTTTACAAAGTGAATCGCAACAAGGGCAAATAACCAAAGACTCAAATCTTGCCGCTGAGTTATTCGCTATTTCATTTAATACTTATGACATCCTGCATCTTTGTAAGCATAATATAGAAAAAATCAACAAGGCGCTGGGATAA
- a CDS encoding Txe/YoeB family addiction module toxin — protein MRSLEFDPHAFDDLCWYVEKDRKKALKILNLIKDIQRNPFHGQGKPEKLKHEFSGCWSRRIDHEHRIIYEVSETNIRILACRYHY, from the coding sequence TTGAGAAGTTTGGAGTTTGACCCTCATGCTTTTGACGACTTATGTTGGTACGTTGAAAAAGACAGAAAAAAAGCATTAAAGATTCTCAACCTGATTAAAGATATTCAGCGCAATCCCTTCCATGGGCAAGGAAAACCTGAAAAATTAAAACATGAGTTCTCCGGCTGCTGGTCGAGGCGTATAGACCATGAGCACAGAATTATCTATGAAGTGTCAGAAACTAATATCAGAATTTTAGCTTGCCGTTATCATTATTAG
- a CDS encoding prevent-host-death protein yields the protein MSHAEIQYISDETGKVSGVIVPIDLWREIESEKETAYLLKSKTMRERLMEARNRKESIPFEVVLEKFGV from the coding sequence ATGAGCCATGCAGAAATTCAGTACATTTCTGATGAAACAGGGAAAGTTAGCGGGGTTATAGTTCCTATTGACTTGTGGCGTGAAATCGAGTCTGAAAAGGAGACAGCGTATCTTCTTAAAAGCAAAACCATGCGAGAAAGGCTTATGGAGGCGAGGAATCGCAAGGAAAGTATTCCTTTTGAGGTAGTGCTTGAGAAGTTTGGAGTTTGA